In Cucurbita pepo subsp. pepo cultivar mu-cu-16 unplaced genomic scaffold, ASM280686v2 Cp4.1_scaffold000266, whole genome shotgun sequence, a single genomic region encodes these proteins:
- the LOC111784715 gene encoding respiratory burst oxidase homolog protein D-like, producing the protein MRPHEPYSENNSDVESVGSVRRGDRRAFSGPISSTSKPKKNAKFDLSSSSSSSSSSPKAADADDTYVEITLDIRDDSVAVHSVHTAGDDHDPNTLDDPELSLLAKRTLEKQSSSFRASVLRSTSSRFKQVSQELKRFTSLNRRTSTRRLDRTKSAATHALKGLKFIAAKTGGGKTSPSWAPVEKKFDELTASTNGLLPSSLFGECIGMNKDSKEFAGELFRALARRHNITDDTINKSQLKEFWDQISDDSFDSRLQTFFDMVDSDADGRITEEEVEEIISMSASTNKLSTIQKQAKEYAALIMEELDPGNAGYIMIHNLETLLLQAPNQSVRVSDSRVLSQLLSQKLKPTNESNPIIRTYDKFQYFVEDNWQRIWVIMLWLGICAGLFAYKFIQYRHRAVFKIMGYCVCIAKGGAETLKFNMALILLPVCRNTITWLRNKTKLGVIVPFDDNLNFHKVIAVGISVGVGLHALAHLTCDFPRLLDASDEEYKPMKPFFGKEQPDNYWWFLKGVEGITGIIMVILMAIAFTLATPWFRRNKLNLPESLKKLTGFNAFWYSHHLFVIVYALLVVHGIFLYLTKEWYKQTTWMYLAVPVTLYGCERLIRAFRSGIKPVKILKVAVYPGNVLALHMSKPHGFKYKSGQYMFVNCRDVSQFEWHPFSITSAPEDDYLSVHIRTLGDWTRQLKTVFSEVCQPPQAGKSGLLRAEFMQGGAQNPKFPKILIDGPYGAPAQDYKKYDVVLLVGLGIGATPMVSIVKDIIDNMEEKEAEANAMENGQGGHSSRGGSKHGKGFRTRKAYFYWVTREQGSFEWFKGIMNEVAEMDERGVIELHNYCTSVYEEGDARSALIAMLQSLQHAKSGVDVVSGTRVKSHFAKPNWRQVYKKITLHHPDTRVGVFYCGAPALTKELSQLASDFSRKTSTKFEFHKENF; encoded by the exons ATGAGACCTCACGAACCTTATTCTGAGAACAATTCCGATGTGGAGAGCGTCGGCAGCGTTAGAAGGGGTGACCGGAGAGCCTTCAGCGGCCCAATTTCTTCCACCTCTAAGCCAAAGAAGAATGCCAAATTTgacctctcttcttcttcttcttcttcttcttcctcccccAAGGCTGCCGATGCCGATGACACCTATGTTGAAATTACCCTTGATATACGTGATGATTCTGTCGCCGTCCATAGCGTTCACACTGCCGGCGACGACCACGATCCCAACACTCTCGATGACCCTGAACTTTCCCTCCTTGCTAAAAGAACTCTCGAGAAGCAATCTTCCTCCTTCCGGGCCTCTGTTCTTCGCTCCACTTCTTCCCGTTTTAAACAGGTCTCTCAGGAGCTTAAACGCTTCACCTCCCTTAACCGCCGGACCTCCACTCGTCGGTTGGACCGGACCAAGTCTGCAGCCACCCACGCTCTCAAGGGGCTCAAGTTCATTGCTGCCAAGACTGGCGGTGGCAAAACCTCCCCCAGTTGGGCTCCGGTTGAGAAGAAGTTCGATGAACTCACCGCCTCCACCAATGGCCTCCTCCCCTCCTCCTTGTTCGGAGAGTGTATTG GAATGAACAAAGATTCGAAAGAATTCGCCGGTGAGCTTTTCCGTGCACTTGCTCGGAGGCACAACATTACCGATGATACTATCAACAAATCTCAGCTCAAAGAGTTCTGGGATCAGATCTCCGATGATAGCTTCGATTCCAGGCTTCAAACATTCTTTGACAT GGTGGATTCGGACGCAGATGGAAGAATCACAGAAGAAGAAGTCGAAGAG ATTATTAGCATGAGTGCTTCTACGAACAAACTGTCCACAATTCAAAAACAAGCAAAAGAATACGCAGCCTTGATCATGGAAGAATTGGACCCTGGAAATGCAGGGTACATCATG ATTCACAATTTGGAAACTCTGTTATTACAAGCTCCGAATCAATCGGTGAGAGTGAGCGACAGCCGAGTTCTAAGTCAGTTACTGAGCCAAAAGCTGAAGCCCACAAACGAAAGCAACCCAATCATAAGGACATATGACAAATTCCAGTACTTCGTGGAGGACAATTGGCAGAGGATTTGGGTGATCATGCTCTGGCTCGGCATCTGCGCCGGTCTCTTCGCTTACAAATTCATCCAATACCGCCACCGTGCCGTGTTCAAGATCATGGGTTACTGCGTTTGTATTGCCAAAGGAGGAGCCGAAACTCTCAAGTTCAACATGGCGCTCATTTTGCTCCCTGTTTGCCGCAACACCATCACTTGGCTTCGCAACAAAACCAAATTAGGCGTCATAGTCCCCTTCGACGACAATCTCAATTTCCACAAG GTTATAGCGGTGGGAATTTCAGTGGGAGTGGGGTTGCACGCACTCGCCCATTTAACGTGCGATTTCCCCCGGCTTCTCGACGCATCGGATGAAGAATACAAGCCAATGAAGCCCTTTTTTGGAAAGGAGCAGCCGGATAACTATTGGTGGTTTTTAAAGGGAGTGGAGGGAATTACAGGGATTATAATGGTAATACTAATGGCCATTGCTTTCACATTAGCCACTCCATGGTTCAGAAGAAACAAGCTCAATTTACCTGAATCCCTCAAAAAGCTCACTGGTTTCAACGCCTTTTGGTACTCCCACCACCTCTTCGTCATCGTCTACGCCCTCCTCGTCGTCCACGGCATCTTCCTCTACCTCACCAAGGAATGGTACAAGCAAACG ACGTGGATGTATTTGGCGGTTCCAGTCACCCTTTACGGGTGTGAAAGGTTGATAAGAGCATTCAGATCGGGGATCAAGCCAGTGAAGATCCTTAAG GTGGCTGTTTATCCTGGAAACGTTCTGGCACTGCACATGTCAAAGCCACATGGGTTCAAATACAAGAGTGGGCAGTACATGTTTGTGAACTGCCGAGACGTATCCCAATTCGAGTG GCATCCATTTTCAATTACCTCTGCTCCAGAAGATGACTATTTGAGTGTTCATATTCGGACATTGGGTGATTGGACAAGGCAGCTCAAGACTGTTTTCTCAGAGGTTTGTCAGCCTCCTCAAGCTGGAAAGAGTGGACTTCTCAGAGCTGAGTTCATGCAAGGGGGAGCTCAGAATCCCAA gTTCCCAAAAATATTGATCGACGGTCCATATGGGGCACCAGCACAAGACTACAAGAAATACGATGTTGTTTTGCTAGTGGGGCTAGGAATCGGGGCGACGCCAATGGTGAGTATAGTGAAGGACATAATCGACAACatggaggagaaagaagccgAAGCCAACGCGATGGAGAATGGGCAAGGGGGGCATAGCAGCCGAGGGGGTAGCAAGCATGGGAAAGGCTTCCGAACCCGAAAGGCATACTTTTATTGGGTGACGCGAGAGCAAGGGTCATTCGAATGGTTCAAAGGGATAATGAACGAGGTAGCGGAAATGGACGAGAGGGGCGTGATCGAGCTACACAACTACTGCACGAGCGTGTACGAAGAAGGGGACGCTCGATCCGCGTTGATAGCAATGCTTCAGTCGTTGCAGCATGCTAAGAGTGGAGTGGATGTGGTGTCTGGGACTCGAGTGAAGTCGCATTTTGCGAAGCCTAATTGGCGTCAAGTGTACAAAAAGATCACTCTTCACCATCCGGACACGCGCGTTGGGGTGTTCTATTGTGGGGCGCCCGCACTCACCAAGGAGCTCAGCCAATTGGCTTCCGATTTCTCCCGCAAAACATCCACTAAGTTCGAGTTCCATAAAGAGAACTTCTAA